From a single Dysidea avara chromosome 14, odDysAvar1.4, whole genome shotgun sequence genomic region:
- the LOC136245026 gene encoding large ribosomal subunit protein P2-like, giving the protein MRYVAAYLLAVLGGNDNPSAADIEKILGSVGIDVDKERLSKVISELKGKDINEVIAEGQQKLASVPSGGAVAAAGSSTGGGGDKEEAAEEKKEEKKEESEEESDDDMGFGLFD; this is encoded by the exons ATGCGTTACGTAGCCGCTTACTTGCTTGCTGTTTTGGGAGGAAATGACAACCCCTCTGCCGCTGACATCGAGAAGATCTTGGGCAGTGTTGGGATTGATGTGGACAAGGAGAGGTTGAGTAAAGTCATTTCTGAACTCAAAGGAAAAGACATCAACGAA GTGATAGCTGAAGGTCAGCAGAAGCTAGCCTCAGTGCCATCAGGTGGGGCAGTAGCAGCAGCCGGGTCATCCACTGGTGGTGGTGGTGATAAGGAAGAAGCTGCTGAagagaagaaagaagaaaagaaagagGAGTCTGAAGAAGAATCTGATGATGACATGGGCTTTGGACTGTTTGATTAG
- the LOC136245025 gene encoding mediator of RNA polymerase II transcription subunit 21-like has protein sequence MADRITQLQDAINQLSNHFCNSIGVLQQDSLPTGQEPDSSHKDATSTGATTTTTTTQDANTMLFASLITRTAQDIDILIDSLPSHEYTEEMQVQSLQKLEAENQECCRILRETISKGEALLECIRKAQKEIAETQLELRAQVSASKN, from the exons ATGGCGGACAGAATTACGCAATTACAGGATGCTATAAACCAA CTATCCAACCATTTCTGTAACAGTATTGGGGTACTCCAACAAGACTCATTACCAACTGGTCAGGAGCCAGACAGTAGTCACAAGGATGCCACATCAACTggagctactactactactactactacacaagATGCCAACACTATGTTGTTTGCTTCCCTCATCACTAGAACTGCCCAAGATATTGATATTCTAATTGATTCATTACCAAGCCATGAGTATACTGAAGAAATGcag GTTCAGAGCTTACAGAAACTAGAAGCAGAAAATCAAGAATGTTGTAGAATACTACGAGAAACTATTTCTAAAGGAG AAGCACTACTGGAGTGTATACGTAAGGCCCAGAAGGAGATTGCAGAAACTCAATTAGAACTACGAGCACAAGTATCTGCTTCAAAAAATTAA